GCGGTTCCGGACCGCTTGTCGATTTGCGCGTCAAGCGCGGCGACCTGGTGACCAAGGGGCAGATCATGGCGGTCATCGACATGCCGCAAACCCGGACACAGCTGGAAAGCCTGCGAGCGGAGCTTTCTTCCGCGCAAGACGCCATAGCCAAACGGCAGCCGATAGAGTCGCAGAAGGACCGGGTCGAGCGTGAAGCCCTCGAGCGGCAACGCAGGGACCTGGCGACACGGATCGCCCAGCTCGACCAGTCCGGAACGGCGGCGCTCGCGTCGCAGATCGAGGCGCTCGCAGGGCAGCGGAAGGCACTCGACATTCGTCGCAAGGATGCCGCGCGGCTGACCGGGTCCCTCAAGAAGGCCTGGGAGACACGAAAGGGACTCCAGGCGAGAGGGGTCCTGAGCGAGGCGGTGGTCTTCGAAGCCGAGAGGCAGTATCTCGACTCGATCCATGACCTCAACGACCTGGAGAATCAGATCCGGGATATCGAGAGCAGGCGGCTCGAAGTTCGCCGCACTTACCTGGAAGCAAAGCATCGGATCGCGTCGCTCGAGGGGGAACGCAGGGATCTCCAGACCCGGGAGAAGGCACTGGACATCGCCTACCTGCAGGCGCAAGGCGAAAGCGAATCCAGGATCCGAGGCCTCGAACAGCAGGTCTCGGATCTCGAGAGCCAGCTCCGGACGCAGGGGCTGGTCGTCTCGGATTACGACGGGAGGGTACTGGAAGTCGCGGGCATAGTCGGACAGGTCGTGGGCCTGGGAACCAAGCTCGGAGCGCTCCAGATCGTGAGCCTCGGTGACGAGGCCAGCAGCTCGGCGGGTCTGCAAGGCGTCGCGTACTTCACGGTCGGCGACGGAAAGCGCATCCAGCCGGGGATGACCGTCCAGCTAACGCCCGCGACGGTCAAGCGCGAAGAGTTCGGGGGAATCGTCGGCACCGTCGCGCACGTGTCGGCATTCGCCGTCTCGCGGGACTCCGCGGCCAACCTGGTCAACAGCTCCGACGTCGCCGCGCAGTTGACCAAGGACGGCAAGACGATAGAGGTGTTCGTCGACCTCCAGGCCGATCCAGGATCTCGCAGCGGCTACAGGTGGTCCGCCTCGCAAGGCCCGAAGATCCCGATCACGGCGGGTACGACCGGCGAAGCTCGGGTCACGGTCGAACGGATGGCGCCCATTTCCCTTATCTTGCCGATCATGAGGTCGGTGAGTGGCGACTAGCGCTCAGGCTCCGCCTCCACCGGCAGCGGAGGCCCAGGTTCCCGCTCCTCGTCGGGCAAAGGTGCCCTCGGTTCTCCAGATGGAGGCGGTCGAATGCGGGGCGGCTTCCCTGGCGATGATCCTGGCGTACTACGGGCGGTGGGTCACGCTTCCGGAACTCCGGCAAGAATGCGGAGTGTCGCGGGATGGCAGCAAGGCTTCCAACATCGTCAAGGCCGCCAGAAGATTCGGCCTTGAGGCCAAGGGCCTGAAGAAGGAACTGGACGCCGCGCTCGCCATGGCGCCACCGTTCATCGTCTTCTGGAATTTCAACCATTTCCTGGTCGTCGAGGGCTTCGACAAGGTCAGGAATCGGGTCTTTCTCAACGACCCGGCCGATGGCCCCCGGCAGGTGACGCTCGACGAATTCGACCAGGCGTTCAGCGGGGTGGTGCTCGTTTTCAAGCCGACCGGCGAATTCAAGAAGGGCGGCAGCAAGCCCGACGCACTGGCGGGCTTGAGATCCCGGCTAGCCGACTCCCGGCAAGGACTGGCCTACTGCCTGATTGCGGGGGCCATTCTGCTGATTCCCAACATCAGCCTGCCACTGATGTTCCAGGTCTTCGTCGACAACGTCCTGGTCCGCGGCATGACCGGCTGGCTAGAACCCCTTCTCCTCGCCATGGCCCTTCTGGCGGCATTCAAGGGTCTTCTCCGCTACCTCCAGAAGCTTGCCTTGCGGCGGCTCAACTTGAAGCTCTCCATCGGGATGACCGGGCGGTTCATCTGGCATGTGTTTTCCTTGCCGGTCAACTTCTTCTCGCAGCGTTACCTGGGCGACATCGTGTCGCGCATACGGCTCAATGACCGGATCGCGGACACACTGAGCCAGGAGGTGGCCGGGGCCCTTCTTGACGTCCTCGCGGCGGTCGTCTTCCTCGCCTTGCTGCTTTCCTACGACGTGACGCTGACGCTCGTATGCGTCGCCTTCGCGAGCCTGAACTTCCTGTTCATGCGCATTTCCACTTCTAATGGCACCGATGCGACCAAACTGTCGATGGAGCAGGGCAAGGCCGCGGGCGTCGCGGTGGGCGGCCTGCAGGCCATCGAAACCCTGAAGGCGGCTGGCCTCGAAAACGACTTTTTCTGCCGCTGGTCGGGCTACTACACGCGGGCCGTGAACACTCAGCAACGCCTTTCCCTCCGTTCCGAACTGGTAGGCCTGGTCCCGCCCACGATCGACATGATCATCACCACGACCATCCTGATACTCGGCGGCCTGAAAGTCCTGGAAGGGCAGCTCACAATCGGCATGCTGGTGGCCTTTCAGGGACTGGTCGGAAGCTTCCTCGGGCCGATCAACCGCCTGGTCGCGCTGGGCCCCCGTCTGGTCGAGATCGGCGGCAGCGTCGAGCGCCTCGACGACGTCCTGGCGCATCCCCTGGATCCGGAGTCGCTCCGGCCGCTCGAGGGGAAGCTGGAGGCCGGCGACATCGTCAGGT
This genomic window from Candidatus Tanganyikabacteria bacterium contains:
- a CDS encoding NHLP bacteriocin system secretion protein encodes the protein MFRQRALEHQQNPERLDQLMQVVTLSNWIPLLSLGVLGAGLVVWSFVARIPVTVMGSAALIYPLRAAGEAQVVQIESRGSGPLVDLRVKRGDLVTKGQIMAVIDMPQTRTQLESLRAELSSAQDAIAKRQPIESQKDRVEREALERQRRDLATRIAQLDQSGTAALASQIEALAGQRKALDIRRKDAARLTGSLKKAWETRKGLQARGVLSEAVVFEAERQYLDSIHDLNDLENQIRDIESRRLEVRRTYLEAKHRIASLEGERRDLQTREKALDIAYLQAQGESESRIRGLEQQVSDLESQLRTQGLVVSDYDGRVLEVAGIVGQVVGLGTKLGALQIVSLGDEASSSAGLQGVAYFTVGDGKRIQPGMTVQLTPATVKREEFGGIVGTVAHVSAFAVSRDSAANLVNSSDVAAQLTKDGKTIEVFVDLQADPGSRSGYRWSASQGPKIPITAGTTGEARVTVERMAPISLILPIMRSVSGD
- a CDS encoding NHLP family bacteriocin export ABC transporter peptidase/permease/ATPase subunit — encoded protein: MEAVECGAASLAMILAYYGRWVTLPELRQECGVSRDGSKASNIVKAARRFGLEAKGLKKELDAALAMAPPFIVFWNFNHFLVVEGFDKVRNRVFLNDPADGPRQVTLDEFDQAFSGVVLVFKPTGEFKKGGSKPDALAGLRSRLADSRQGLAYCLIAGAILLIPNISLPLMFQVFVDNVLVRGMTGWLEPLLLAMALLAAFKGLLRYLQKLALRRLNLKLSIGMTGRFIWHVFSLPVNFFSQRYLGDIVSRIRLNDRIADTLSQEVAGALLDVLAAVVFLALLLSYDVTLTLVCVAFASLNFLFMRISTSNGTDATKLSMEQGKAAGVAVGGLQAIETLKAAGLENDFFCRWSGYYTRAVNTQQRLSLRSELVGLVPPTIDMIITTTILILGGLKVLEGQLTIGMLVAFQGLVGSFLGPINRLVALGPRLVEIGGSVERLDDVLAHPLDPESLRPLEGKLEAGDIVRLKGFVELQKVSFGYSPLDPPLIDDLDIVLKPGQRVALVGGSGSGKSTVAKLISGLYQPWSGEIRFDGMPRTAIPRRVLANSLAVVEQDLFLFRGTIRENLTMWDDSVTEAELVAACQDANVHDIVMALPGGYDARLQEGASNLSGGQRQRLEIARALLLRPSILVLDEATSALDTESERIVDDNIRRRGCTCVIVAHRLSTVRDCDEIIVFDRGRVVQRGSHESLSAVEGHYRNLVVAESATRPSPAGSVRQPHGVEA